From Uloborus diversus isolate 005 chromosome 8, Udiv.v.3.1, whole genome shotgun sequence, a single genomic window includes:
- the LOC129227657 gene encoding protein PRQFV-amide-like — MAWSSGRSTWTLATVFVLLAIYFKVSHADNNGFLLGVSRDSPSTLSENTLRHIMQLVSLGTGLRVPPPLSLRLRENSLKRARIATPRARKTEFVIGSEFLGKRSSATGKVKRMGSEFLGKRFIDSEEDKRMGSEFLGKRMGSEFPGKRMGSEFLGKRMGSEFLGKRMGSEFLGKRFDPEQDEDKRMGSEFLGKRMGSEFLGKRMGSEFLGKRMGSEFLGKRNDEDDDYYPKRMGSEFLGKRAEEEEDVDSQRIASSMHDGIEEDKRMGSEFLGR; from the exons ATGGCTTGGAGCAGTGGGCGTAGTACCTGGACATTGGCCACAGTCTTTGTCCTACTGGCAATTTACTTCAAAGTTTCTCACGCAGACAACAACG GTTTTCTTCTAGGTGTATCCCGTGATTCCCCCTCCACCCTCTCTGAGAACACATTACGTCACATTATGCAACTAGTGTCTTTAGGAACAGGTTTAAGGGTTCCACCACCTTTAAGTCTTCGCTTGCGAGAAAATTCCCTAAAAAGAGCCCGAATCGCTACTCCACGAGCTCGAAAAACAGAGTTCGTAATAGGTTCAGAATTTTTGGGGAAGAGATCGTCAGCGACAGGAAAAGTCAAAAGGATGGGTTCAGAATTTCTAGGGAAAAGATTCATAGATTCCGAAGAAGACAAGAGGATGGGGTCAGAGTTCTTGGGCAAAAGAATGGGGTCTGAGTTTCCAGGAAAGAGGATGGGTTCTGAATTTTTGGGTAAAAGAATGGGCTCTGAGTTCCTTGGTAAAAGAATGGGTTCTGAGTTCTTGGGGAAAAGATTTGATCCAGAACAAGATGAAGATAAAAGAATGGGATCTGAATTCTTAGGTAAAAGAATGGGATCTGAGTTCTTAGGAAAGCGAATGGGTTCCGAGTTTCTGGGTAAAAGGATGGGTTCGGAGTTTCTGGGAAAAAGAAATGATGAAGATGATGATTATTACCCAAAACGAATGGGTTCCGAGTTTCTGGGAAAGAGGGCGGAGGAGGAAGAAGATGTGGATTCACAAAGAATAGCATCCTCAATGCATGATGGAATTGAGGAAGACAAACGGATGGGTTCTGAATTTCTAGGAAGATAG